The following nucleotide sequence is from Scheffersomyces stipitis CBS 6054 chromosome 4, complete sequence.
TTctatcttgaagttggtcttTTTTCAACTCTCTAAGCTCTTGAACCTGCTCGAGTCTACGAGTCAGTCTGCCATCACGGGCCAGgctccttttcttcttctttttgacaTGCTTGTTGGCATCTGCGTATATGGGCTTGTCTATGATAAGATCCCGTAACACCGGCGTCAGGATACCGCAGTTGTGAATGTAAGATGGATAGTACTTGTGGATATcatattttttttcaagGCTGTCGTAGTTGATGGACTTGATGAATTCGCTGTTGCTTTCTtccgtttcttcaactggCACTTTCTTGTGCGACACCAGCATTTGCAGAAACCGCTTTTGTATGGCAGATGCGGTCATAATGATGTCTGTGAAAGAACGGGAAACTGGTTCTGGaaaggaagaggaaagTAGGAAAAGTTATactggaacttgaacttaTCAAATGTAGAGCCGTGGATACTCAGACACTGAAATGCAGACAAAAGGATAAAACACACACACAGACAGACAGTGAGGCAGGTCTGACAGTTTTTGGGCTTGTTCAGACGCTTTGTAGACTACGCAACGACGCTGATCTCTATCCGCTCCCGAAACAAgtttgagaaagaaaggatCTTTTTGGGTATATGAAGTGTTTGTGTCTGTCCTTTGGCCTTCTGTCTTTTCTGTCTGAGTCGCTTACTTTGGAGTCCGGGAATATGTGGGGAAGAGCTTTGAGTGAAAAAATAAACTTTCATTCTGCGTGTGGGATAGAATTCTTTTTTTTCGCTCTATTTTAGTTTCACTCGTAATGTTAATCTGAGAGCCTGCCATTTGTTTTAAAGCGCTATTTCACCTGGCTGAGAAAGCTGATCTCTGCAGCGGTCCGTGTCACACAGGGAGAGATGGAGACGCAAGCGGACGACTCAGAGCATCggaaaaggaagagaacAGACACACAGTAAAAGTGTCAGAATTTCTGCAACACATACCAGATTATTTTGCATCTGCATTATCATAAGACATAAACTTCAGTCTGACAGTCCGTTCTCATCTTTTTTCAGTCTCGAGCCGATATTCCAGCCGACTCTAATCTCTGGCACCAAGTGGGGAATCGCAGACATCCATTATCCCGATGGCCGAATCGTGCGTTTGGCCAATGTAATCCCCTCAAAGAGCCTGCATATACACAAACGGTTGTGAAAACCAGAATTCTGATTGTGAATTCAAGATAAATGTGTTTCAGGAGGATTTCTAAGAGGCAGCCCTGACTCAATGTGGATCTCCCGCAAATCCTCGTAAAGTGATTGGATACGAGCGCCTTGCAGTGAGTTGCACAGCTCGCAGCAATTCTCGCAGAAAAATTTTGGACGGCTGTGAGTCTATCTGGAGGTTTCTTTCTGGCCCACAGAACCTGGTGATCTTTCAGCCGTTGGAATTTCAGGTCTAAAAGATCTCAAGGACCAAACAGGTTTTCAGCAATTTCTCAATTGTTGTGCTGGTGTTGTGTATAGACTGTCTGTCTTGAAGTCTCTATCTAGCGAATTGCCAGATTTGGTGATTTGTACGATCTGGCTAATCCTAGCAGCTTTTGTGTTCTCTGAAAGATTGTACGATTTCTTTGGATCAGCACTTTTACATCTTCAAGCCAACTTGCCGCTTGGATCAACTTACTAATATGCTGTCTCTCGACTGCTATTGATTAACTATATTTAGAAGCTATGTGAACTGTAGCAGTCATATGTACTATAGCAATCGGAACTATTCTAAAAAGAGATTCACTTCTCTCTGGATTCCTATTTGAGTTCCCCATTCTATCTTATCTATTCTCTTCTATAGCGAGCTTGTCACATATCTCTTGGGCAGTAATTCTCTGTCTGTATCTAGTCATCTCGTTAAACACAGAGGTCGCAACTGGATCCCGACACTTTGGAAGCAACTCAGTATCTGGCTTCCGATTCTGGTGCACAAACTGGAAGTCGACAAAGTGATATTTGTCCAGTTGTAGCTCGGGCCAATATAGGCTCTCGTCTTCATATTGGCCTTCGTTAACAAAAGGGGTGccaaaattgttgaagattgtgCTGAGAAGCCACAAATCACTGACaacattttcttcctcctcctcctcttcttcattatttccttttctctttACTAGAATTGATGTGAAGTCCGACGAGTACACTATTGTAAGGACTACTGCCAATGACCAGATATCAATCTCGTTTCCGTAGTCGCATTTACCAAGACACAACTCAGGAGCCTTGTAGATGCCAGTACACACATCAAGAAACTTGCAATCGTCAGACTCGTCACTATACGGACCATTATAGCTGATTCCAAAATCACCTATCACTGGCTTGGTTATATCATCATCTGCGAACAAGATATTGGATGGCTTAATATCCCGATGAATTATTCCGTGCTTATGTATGTAGCTCAATCCAGATGCCATCGCTTGTAAAAAGCCTTTGGCACTCAAATCATCTACTTTGCTTACAATGTTAACTTTATTGTCTAAAGGATTGGCAAAGTCAAACCTCGTTACCTTACGACTATACTTTGCATTCTGGAGCAACGACACAAGCGTGTATTCGTACCAACGACTGACCATAACCACATCGTCAAACAATTCGTACCAGTctagaaactgaagaatgTTACTTCCGCCTTTTAGCTCCTTCAATATGGTGATTTCTCTCTTCATACTATGAGGCTTGATACTGATATCACCGTCTACAACCTTTAAACAGACCAATTGACCGGAACTGATATCCCGCGCTCGGAACACGTCCAGAACATGTCCGGAATACACTCTTTTCCGCTCGATATACCTCTTGTCCATGCTGTGGAAATAGATTTGCAGAGTAGAAAAAAGTTGATCTACTCTATAAATATCTGTGTTTGATATTTGCCTGCATATAATAAATACTATAGCGAAgagttggaattgttctgtttcaaaGCTCTTACTTGCAAGTTTGacaaaagaagcaaaactCGTGCAAACCTTGCTTTTTCAAGGCAGACAATTCCACAAGCTTTTTGTTCTTTTAATAGTGCAATTTGCCTTCTACAACATCTTTGATCCCTCAACCCAATATATATTACCATATACACTTAAAAGTTCGGTAGTTaaatctcttcttctatcttgCTCTCTTTCTCGGTACGTTATTGGCATTGTTAGCATTGAGTGAgttgttggtattgttaTTCGAATTATTGTGCTGGTCGTCGTAGGCTCCTCCATGTCTCTTGAAGTTTTGGTTAATGGCCTGGTTGGATATGATGTCGTTGTCGTCTGTGTagattcttctctttggatacttcaagttgagcCCTTCAAAAGCGTTCTCTTGTACCTTAGGAAGCTCTAAGAAGTACGGATGAACCAAAGCATTATCGGCGGTGAGTCTTACAAGGGGATCGTACTCCAAGAGACCCTTAAGAAGTTCTAGACATTGCTTGTTGGAGCTTCCGATCATCTTGTACCAATTGACTAAGTTAGGAGGATAGTTGGTGGTTAGTTGTTGCTGGAAGGAAATGAACTCCGGGTACTTGTTCAACGCGGGCCAGTTCTTCATGCTGGGAGTTCCAAGTACTTCTACGATTTTCTGGAACTGGTTTTTCTGGAAAGGTACggacttcttgttgttgatatctATTTTGGCTTCTTCACCTTTAAAGATAGGACGCAACGACAAGAGTTCTGCGAGAATACAGCCTACAGCCCATAAGTCAATAGCGGGAGTATAGTGTCGAGCTCCAAGTAATAGCTCTGGAGCACGGTACCAGATGGTTACTACGACTTTATCACCAGTATAAAGCGACTGTAAAGGATTATTGAACTTACGAGCCAATCCTAAATCACCTATTTTCACTACACCACTGGATGACACCATGATGTTAGCAGGCTTTAAGTCACGGTGAAATATCCAGTTCTGATGCAAGAATGTAACTCCGTTCAAAATCTGCCAGATTAGCGATTTCACAGTAGCCTGTGGTATAGGCTTAACTTCCGGATGGGAATGGTAATGGATAATTTGTAAGAGATCGTGCTCGCAGAATTCAAATATCATGTAGATGGActtgttttcaagaatgaTATCCACCAACttggtgatgttcttgttgttgagtTCACGACATAGAGACATTTCTCGTATGGCACTTTGAGATATACCGGTATAGtgaacaatttcattacCATTTATATCGTGGTTATGATGACTTCTGTTACTCAGATGGTTATCGcttttgaactttttgATAGCAAAGAGCTGCTCTGCGCCTTTATTGTCCTTACCAGAGAGCGACAAGTCGTCTCTCTTTTGGTCCAAGAAGGCATTTCTGAGATTGCTGCTATTATAGCTAACATCATTATTCTGTAGATTGTCATTATTGCCATTGCCTACATTGCCGACATTTGCTGTTGTACTCACGCCAGCATTACCATTGTTACTATTTCCAGTTCCGTTTTGGTTGTCCTTACTGGCTGTGTTCTTTAGTTTGGCTTTGTAGACTTTACCATACGTTCCGGCTGCGATATAGCCGATGATCTGATATGTTGATAACACCGATTCACGGGTCAAATCCTTACGGTGTTTGAATGGCCCCAACGTGAGAATCAGGTTCAGCGCCATCAACGCAGGCTGGGGTATTATAGAGGACTGGTTGGTGGAGTTCATGAATTGTTCGCTTATCTaaagtattgaaaatgatatTAGGTTTGGATTAAGTAAATGAATTGATGCAGTAGGTCCATCTGGATACTGTGGACTAGTCTGGGTTTCTGTGTAAGGATAGTCGGCGAATTGGTCTCAGATAGTGGAGTTCATATCCACTATTTGGAGCTTATGTATGAGGTTGAGAAATCTGATAAAAAAAGATACGGTGAAAACGTGAAAATGCACAAAAATTGACTGAACGAGAACTTCAATGTCAATAAAAGGATTAAGCAATTGAGAATGGCGATATCGACAACTTTAAGACCTTTGGGGTATACTAATGGATTCTGGAAGATTCTCGTTTTTGTTAGTCGAGCCAACAATTTGATGATATGATAATCCTGTACATATACATAATACCAATATGGGCTTTACAGATGGACTTGGAACCAAGAACTAGAAAGtgacgaagaattgtagGAATGGAGGCTTGAAATAAAAGCAAACGTAGCAGAATGAATAGAAagagaatcttgaaaaagcaGGAAAGTGTAGGATTCAAAACCATGAAAGAAATGCAGAGTATAAAGACGTAGACCTACTTCAAGAGCAGATTTGGTCTAGTAGCAATATTGTACAAGTCATTGTATTAATACTATAAATATTCTATAAAGTACTCAAATCTAAGACGTTGGGAATTGTGGAATGAGCTCAAGCGATTACTTCACAATTATCCAATTATCCGGAATGCTTCGACGGCCGAAAAGCTTACTGTGTGGATGACTTTTGTCATGAAGGTTGGAATCATAAGTGTAGTCCAGATTCAAGTTGTGCTCAAGTTCCATTCtgaatcttcaaatctttTATGATCGCCTTCTACTCCTAAATGATTTCCTTTCTTGTCCAATTCACCGgattcgtcttcttcgtccatACCCGAGGaaaacttgttgatgaagtaaAATGTCCCCGACACACTTTGATCTATTACGACGGTTCCGTTCTCAATACACTtctctatttcttcaatggtGATATTATAGGACCAGCCAAACTTGTCTGAAATCTCAGAGATGTTATTACCCTGGAAGTATCTGTACTCgtcgttcaagaactcgTCCATAAGTCCTAGATTCTGGTTGCGcaacttgttgtacttgaagttgttctcGTTTTCGCGTAAACAAGCAAGAATATTCTCTTCATATGTACCAGTCTTGCTTCTGGGAGCCAACACTACTAGTCCTGATTTTTCGTAGTGCTTCATCCTAATGggcaacttcaagtcttcgaacTTCTCTATAGCTTTATTAAAGTCCTGAGGGGTCACCAAATCCGCCCCAAACCCTTGGGTCAATACAAGGTATCTATTGTAATTTGCAAAGAGCTCCTGTGACGTTATCATAGAAGCAGCTCTGGTGAGCTCGTAGTTGACCGAATACTCGCTGATATGCCGTGACAACTCGTTGTGATAGAGGCTTGATGCTTTCTTGATATCTAATGGAGGTACTAGTTTGGTACTTGCAGGAAGACTGAAACGAGGGTGTTTCTTGTCTATGATAAACTTGGTGAAAGAATTGGACAATTTGATCAAATCCTGAGATTTGAACATAAGATTCTCCAAGTCTACTAACGAAGTGCTCAATATGATTTCATTCTGCTTTCGTTGTTGTTCGCCTAATTGTACCAATCCATGAATACCAGCTGCTTTTCTGATTGCTGGAGGGGGTAACTTGGGCTGCTGCAACTTCGTGGCGTTTTGGTTGATAGCTCCTCTGTTTTTCAAGGCTTCCCACTTCAAATTTTCCAAGGCACTCGTCAACCTGGATCCAAATTCCGATTCAC
It contains:
- a CDS encoding predicted protein (go_function protein kinase activity; ATP binding~go_process protein amino acid phosphorylation); amino-acid sequence: MDKRYIERKRVYSGHVSDVFRARDISSGQLVCLKVVDGDISIKPHSMKREITILKELKGGSNILQFLDWYELFDDVVMVSRWYEYTLVSLLQNAKYSRKVTRFDFANPLDNKVNIVSKVDDLSAKGFLQAMASGLSYIHKHGIIHRDIKPSNILFADDDITKPVIGDFGISYNGPYSDESDDCKFLDVCTGIYKAPELCLGKCDYGNEIDIWSLAVVLTIVYSSDFTSILEEENVVSDLWLLSTIFNNFGTPFVNEGQYEDESLYWPELQSDKYHFVDFQFVHQNRKPDTELLPKCRDPVATSVFNEMTRYRQRITAQEICDKLAIEENR
- the SSN3 gene encoding cyclin-dependent serine/threonine protein kinase (cyclin-dependent serine/threonin protein kinase Component of RNA polymerase II holoenzyme, involved in RNA pol II carboxy-terminal domain phosphorylation. Activity of the kinase (SSN3)/cyclin (SSN8) pair required, along with SSN6 & TUP1, for transcriptional repression of a-specific genes (CDK8) (UME5) (PRK1)~go_function protein kinase activity; ATP binding~go_process protein amino acid phosphorylation), with protein sequence MASNSILTLGPFKHRKDLTRESVLSTYQIIGYIAAGTYGKVYKAKLKNTASAEQLFAIKKFKSDNHSSNRSHHNHDINGNEIVHYTGISQSAIREMSLCRELNNKNITKLVDIILENKSIYMIFEFCEHDLLQIIHYHSHPEVKPIPQATVKSLIWQILNGVTFLHQNWIFHRDLKPANIMVSSSGVVKIGDLGLARKFNNPLQSLYTGDKVVVTIWYRAPELLLGARHYTPAIDLWAVGCILAELLSLRPIFKGEEAKIDINNKKSVPFQKNQFQKIVEVLGTPSMKNWPALNKYPEFISFQQQLTTNYPPNLVNWYKMIGSSNKQCLELLKGLLEYDPLVRLTADNALVHPYFLELPKVQENAFEGLNLKYPKRRIYTDDNDIISNQAINQNFKRHGGAYDDQHNNSNNNTNNSLNANNANNVPRKRAR
- a CDS encoding vaculoar sorting protein, yielding MSWLHVWKPILVNRSNRPILQDGEDFLCTKDYVGLYQGKSKILARQKGIVYLTNKRIIYFDSNVTSNSVAIELAYISHCEVIEKFFRSSPKIKAYLKTSGKGKETESSLEEQPKEPKQITWICKICSYSNTISSDFDLDNELPKCVSCGIRPNRVYITKIIEEGTLDSAIAADTSAERTDSLASQSNRRDDQCPQCTFINHPSMKYCELCGTELKSVVPKGLQLKISESLSNLSQGETNSENPLGLKLDTPETYTDSRPYIKISFRNGGESEFGSRLTSALENLKWEALKNRGAINQNATKLQQPKLPPPAIRKAAGIHGLVQLGEQQRKQNEIILSTSLVDLENLMFKSQDLIKLSNSFTKFIIDKKHPRFSLPASTKLVPPLDIKKASSLYHNELSRHISEYSVNYELTRAASMITSQELFANYNRYLVLTQGFGADLVTPQDFNKAIEKFEDLKLPIRMKHYEKSGLVVLAPRSKTGTYEENILACLRENENNFKYNKLRNQNLGLMDEFLNDEYRYFQGNNISEISDKFGWSYNITIEEIEKCIENGTVVIDQSVSGTFYFINKF